In Leptospira kanakyensis, a genomic segment contains:
- a CDS encoding DUF1569 domain-containing protein: protein MKRKEFLKKTALSYTILQIPLRAEGTTEGNTKEDPSKESPWAEADDLADLRELFVSLQSDPEGIKLSGNWSVGKVFAHCAQSIEYSLKGYPEMKSAIFRGSIGKVAFSIFAFKNKMNHGLEEPIPGAEDISNATEVKAGIIRLIQAIDDFSKTKESSLRPHFAYGELTKEEYDVAHSLHIKNHMERVLG, encoded by the coding sequence ATGAAACGTAAAGAGTTCTTAAAAAAAACAGCCTTGTCTTATACCATCCTCCAAATCCCACTTCGAGCGGAGGGGACAACGGAGGGAAATACAAAAGAAGATCCCTCCAAAGAATCCCCTTGGGCTGAAGCTGATGATCTTGCTGACCTTCGTGAATTGTTTGTCAGTTTACAATCCGATCCCGAAGGGATCAAACTTTCGGGGAATTGGAGTGTTGGAAAGGTATTTGCCCACTGTGCCCAAAGCATTGAATATTCTCTCAAAGGATATCCAGAAATGAAGTCCGCTATCTTTCGTGGTTCCATTGGGAAGGTAGCCTTTTCTATTTTTGCATTCAAAAACAAAATGAATCACGGACTAGAAGAACCCATCCCTGGGGCAGAAGACATTTCCAATGCCACAGAAGTCAAAGCCGGAATCATAAGACTCATCCAAGCCATTGATGATTTTTCCAAAACAAAAGAATCGTCCTTAAGACCTCATTTTGCTTATGGAGAACTCACCAAAGAAGAATATGATGTGGCACATAGCCTTCATATCAAAAATCACATGGAACGAGTGTTAGGGTAA
- a CDS encoding TerC family protein, which produces MEILSDPSVWLALFTLTALEIVLGIDNIIFISILSSRLPKTKQKSARQIGLVLAMGTRILLLFSLSLIMKLTAPVFTIINHAISGRDIILILGGLFLIAKSTTEIHHKLEGESESEEGTGKRVSFTKVIIQIMILDIVFSLDSVITAVGMTDQLGVMITAVVLSVGFMLLSSGSISDFVDRHPTIKILALSFLILIGVALLGEGLELHIPKGYIYFAMCFSVIVEFLNMKLRSKPEKPINLKGKF; this is translated from the coding sequence ATTGAAATTCTCTCAGACCCATCGGTATGGCTTGCGCTCTTTACCCTAACTGCTTTGGAAATTGTTTTGGGGATCGATAATATTATCTTTATCTCCATCCTTTCTTCTCGGTTGCCAAAAACAAAACAAAAGTCGGCTCGCCAAATTGGTTTGGTGCTCGCTATGGGGACACGAATTCTTTTGCTATTTTCACTTTCTCTGATTATGAAACTCACGGCTCCGGTTTTTACAATCATCAACCACGCGATCAGCGGCCGAGACATCATTCTGATTTTGGGAGGACTCTTTCTTATCGCCAAGTCCACAACAGAGATCCATCACAAACTAGAAGGAGAATCTGAGTCCGAAGAAGGAACTGGCAAACGTGTTTCCTTTACCAAAGTCATCATCCAAATTATGATTTTAGACATTGTGTTCTCTTTGGATTCAGTCATCACCGCTGTGGGTATGACTGACCAATTAGGTGTGATGATTACGGCGGTAGTTTTGTCTGTGGGCTTTATGTTGTTATCCAGTGGGAGTATTTCCGACTTCGTGGACAGACACCCTACAATTAAAATTTTAGCCCTTAGTTTTTTAATTTTGATTGGTGTGGCACTTCTTGGGGAAGGTTTGGAATTACATATCCCTAAAGGTTATATTTACTTTGCTATGTGTTTTTCTGTGATCGTTGAATTCCTAAATATGAAACTCCGCTCCAAACCGGAAAAACCCATCAACTTAAAAGGAAAGTTCTAA
- a CDS encoding RluA family pseudouridine synthase: MQIFVTVSEDYDQSRLDVFLKDNAGDDLSRSTVQKWIDSGFVTNKTKEQLATKNGYKVTLGEEYVVNVIARPPSRLEPIPMDIPVLYDEDEFMVIHKKAGIACHSGPGDDQPSLVNGLLHQFKNLSGTGGERRPGIVHRLDKPTEGVLIIAKTDRAHAALSKMFQDRLVDKTYYAWVLQAPVESEGTVNLPIGRHPVERVKMCVREDGRMAVTHYKTEKIVQTQTGRKYSLMKLGLETGRTHQIRVHMSKIGCPVVGDTLYSRSAKDYTQYGLLLFAKRLEFPHPFIADKRILVELDFPERFKTFERKCPSY; the protein is encoded by the coding sequence ATGCAAATATTTGTAACCGTTTCCGAAGATTATGACCAAAGTCGCCTGGATGTCTTTCTAAAAGACAATGCCGGAGACGATCTCAGCCGTTCTACCGTTCAAAAGTGGATTGATTCTGGATTTGTGACAAACAAAACCAAAGAACAACTGGCCACTAAAAACGGATATAAGGTGACTCTTGGTGAAGAGTACGTCGTGAATGTGATCGCAAGGCCACCTTCTAGACTCGAACCCATTCCCATGGACATTCCTGTTCTCTATGATGAGGACGAATTTATGGTTATCCATAAGAAAGCTGGGATTGCTTGTCACAGTGGACCGGGAGATGACCAACCTTCTCTTGTGAATGGTCTCCTCCACCAATTCAAAAACCTATCAGGCACAGGTGGTGAACGTCGTCCAGGAATTGTGCACAGGCTCGACAAACCCACAGAAGGGGTTCTCATCATTGCCAAAACCGATCGTGCCCATGCAGCACTTTCTAAAATGTTCCAAGATAGACTTGTGGATAAAACGTATTACGCCTGGGTTTTACAAGCTCCTGTGGAATCGGAAGGGACTGTCAATCTACCCATTGGTCGCCATCCCGTCGAACGAGTGAAGATGTGTGTAAGGGAAGATGGGCGAATGGCCGTCACCCATTACAAAACTGAAAAAATTGTCCAAACACAAACCGGACGTAAATACAGTTTGATGAAACTGGGTTTGGAAACAGGTCGTACCCACCAAATCCGTGTTCATATGTCAAAAATTGGCTGTCCTGTGGTAGGAGATACTTTGTACTCTCGTTCGGCAAAAGATTATACGCAGTACGGACTGCTACTTTTTGCCAAACGATTGGAATTCCCACATCCCTTCATTGCAGACAAACGAATCTTAGTGGAACTTGATTTTCCAGAAAGGTTCAAAACTTTTGAAAGGAAATGTCCTAGTTATTGA
- the loa22 gene encoding OmpA family outer membrane lipoprotein Loa22: MMKKGFFLSLILLAGLSLSLTNCSSSEEKETPKDTTSTTGTTSTVSSRDLNAALLDEINVALKDYRYPDGVRRRGFSYKQADIQAEDFKTWAKDNVSYIKDALAKLPEGYALEVTGHADASGPEEAEGAKKGNGYYSQIRSDAVKDALVKQGIPTDRIVTKASGSSKPISGFDEKDAINRRVTFQVVSK, encoded by the coding sequence CTGATGAAAAAAGGATTTTTTTTAAGCCTCATCCTCCTCGCAGGTCTTTCGCTTTCATTAACGAATTGTTCGTCTTCTGAAGAAAAAGAAACTCCGAAAGACACAACTTCCACTACGGGAACAACATCCACTGTATCTTCCAGAGATCTCAATGCAGCTCTTTTGGATGAAATCAATGTAGCACTCAAAGACTACCGCTATCCAGATGGTGTTCGTCGCAGAGGTTTTAGCTACAAACAAGCGGACATCCAAGCAGAAGATTTCAAAACTTGGGCAAAAGACAACGTTTCTTACATCAAAGACGCTCTTGCAAAACTTCCTGAAGGATACGCTTTAGAAGTGACTGGTCACGCAGACGCATCTGGTCCAGAAGAAGCAGAAGGTGCTAAAAAAGGTAACGGATACTATTCACAAATTCGTTCTGACGCAGTAAAGGATGCACTTGTAAAACAAGGGATTCCTACTGACAGAATCGTAACAAAAGCATCCGGTTCGTCTAAACCAATTTCTGGTTTTGATGAAAAAGACGCGATCAACCGTCGTGTGACTTTCCAAGTCGTTTCTAAATAA
- a CDS encoding 7TM diverse intracellular signaling domain-containing protein yields the protein MKKKYLSSYCIRINNFFLVLTYICICFSYNCLPIENNISEDNFQFQYSMGQNQEIKDLKYSSHLKWTNLNSPLQLGFYTEPVYFRLEWNGNEIPEELYLENQVAYFDSIKLVQDTAKGQITNFDGDIYPKRLSLFPNHPFPIFRIDTKELKNQKILYIEAHTVSNFLFAPNLWTKEEMIQSVIQTRDHFIVFFSVLFVVFLLNLSIFLSTRNTSFLYYCFYIFCSGMYQISYTGYGKIYFWPNSIQWNDHSLVFSGSIALFSVILFSNRFLLLPKRLPILKIPIFTFSVLIVTNAILSLLIKNIICDQIIHFLAILVSFTLMGAGIFIFLQKYQMAKYYIIAWFCLLFAIVSFNLYAFNLLPDHFILRNAIQYGNFFEIILFQFALFARINETKEIPMFSLNAGKQNISNLRIANLNPEQILNDIEYSLLKENLYLDEDLNLQNVASKFQLRPDQLSAIINQTLGINFNQWINGFRIAKACELMKSNPERNILTVAFEVGFNSKSAFNESFKRIKSVTPTDYRKQLKETGLK from the coding sequence ATGAAAAAGAAATACCTGAGTTCATATTGTATCAGGATTAATAATTTTTTTCTGGTTCTTACTTATATCTGTATTTGTTTTTCATACAATTGTTTACCAATAGAAAACAACATTTCTGAAGACAATTTTCAATTCCAATATTCTATGGGACAAAACCAAGAAATAAAGGACTTAAAATACAGTTCCCATTTAAAATGGACTAACTTAAATTCCCCATTACAATTAGGATTTTACACAGAACCTGTTTATTTTCGGCTCGAATGGAATGGTAATGAAATTCCGGAGGAATTATATTTAGAGAATCAAGTAGCCTACTTTGATTCTATCAAGTTGGTTCAAGATACGGCAAAAGGCCAAATAACTAATTTCGACGGTGATATTTATCCCAAAAGATTATCATTATTTCCAAACCATCCATTCCCAATTTTTCGAATCGATACAAAAGAATTAAAAAATCAAAAAATTCTCTATATAGAAGCTCATACGGTTTCTAATTTTTTGTTTGCACCAAATCTTTGGACTAAAGAAGAAATGATTCAATCGGTTATCCAAACTCGAGATCATTTTATAGTTTTCTTTAGTGTTTTGTTTGTTGTATTTCTCCTAAACTTAAGTATCTTTTTGAGTACGAGAAATACAAGTTTTTTGTATTATTGTTTTTATATATTCTGTTCAGGGATGTATCAAATCAGTTATACAGGTTATGGAAAAATTTATTTCTGGCCAAATTCGATCCAATGGAATGATCATAGTCTAGTATTTTCTGGTTCCATTGCCTTATTTAGTGTCATACTATTTTCAAATCGTTTTTTATTATTACCGAAACGACTACCAATATTAAAAATTCCAATATTTACGTTTTCCGTTCTGATCGTAACCAACGCAATATTAAGTTTACTGATTAAAAACATCATCTGTGATCAGATCATTCATTTTTTAGCAATTTTAGTTTCGTTTACATTGATGGGAGCTGGCATTTTTATTTTTTTACAAAAATACCAAATGGCTAAATATTACATCATTGCTTGGTTTTGTTTGTTATTTGCTATCGTATCATTTAATTTATATGCATTCAATCTATTACCAGATCATTTTATTTTGCGTAATGCCATTCAATATGGTAACTTTTTTGAAATCATATTGTTTCAATTTGCTTTATTCGCAAGGATTAACGAAACAAAAGAAATTCCTATGTTTTCTTTGAATGCTGGAAAACAAAATATTTCAAACCTTCGAATCGCAAATCTAAATCCCGAACAAATTCTAAATGATATCGAATATTCACTGTTAAAAGAAAACTTATATTTAGATGAAGATTTGAATTTACAAAATGTTGCTTCCAAGTTCCAACTGCGACCTGATCAATTATCAGCAATCATCAATCAAACATTAGGAATCAACTTTAACCAATGGATTAATGGTTTTCGGATTGCAAAAGCATGTGAATTAATGAAATCAAATCCAGAAAGAAATATACTAACAGTTGCCTTTGAAGTTGGCTTTAATTCGAAATCAGCATTTAACGAATCCTTCAAACGTATCAAAAGTGTTACACCAACAGACTATCGCAAACAATTGAAAGAAACCGGCTTAAAATAG
- a CDS encoding DUF1801 domain-containing protein: MPNTAEEYIQSLPEDRKESFIKLRNIVKKNLPKGFEETIQYKMIGFVVPKKTYPAGYHVTPELALPFLHIASQKNGLALYHMGIYTDLQLLKWFQKEYPKHCKTKLDMGKSCIRFKKLDDIPWKLIGELVSKMGPKDWIQIYEKNLPKKVTSKKS, from the coding sequence ATGCCAAACACTGCCGAAGAATACATCCAATCCTTACCAGAAGATCGAAAAGAATCTTTCATCAAACTTCGAAACATCGTTAAAAAAAATCTCCCCAAAGGTTTTGAGGAAACCATCCAGTACAAAATGATTGGATTTGTTGTTCCCAAAAAAACTTATCCTGCTGGTTATCATGTCACTCCGGAGCTTGCGCTTCCCTTTCTCCATATTGCATCTCAAAAGAATGGGCTTGCTCTCTATCATATGGGAATTTATACCGATTTACAATTACTCAAATGGTTCCAAAAAGAATATCCCAAACATTGTAAAACTAAACTGGATATGGGAAAAAGTTGTATTCGTTTTAAAAAGTTAGATGACATCCCTTGGAAGTTGATTGGAGAACTGGTATCGAAGATGGGCCCCAAGGATTGGATTCAGATTTACGAAAAAAATCTGCCAAAGAAAGTAACTTCTAAAAAGAGTTAG
- a CDS encoding alpha/beta hydrolase, with protein sequence MKSLLRLFSLVFLVTLFSCVSSIEKPDSYSKISHWHRYQHFLPDYLRFKKNNLPKEEFVTIMDYQVHVDRYIKKDADCKIILIHGGGGNGRILGTIAVGLESLGCEWVAPDLPGFGLTKIPDDKRYVPYEDWVLVLNEFIQKEKQRNQKLILFGLSIGGMLAYQTAAYNGEVDGLIATTLVDPRNSKVRDAIASNRFFSRVGMPINSVFSFVTNGMYFPIKWFSKMQYITNDPSFSKVFAEDPYAGGSKVSLGFLNTFLNYSPKLEPEKFEVCPVLLAHPNIDPWTPKELSKSFFDRIPSKKEYVELTGAGHFPYEEPGVSELKESITNFVGQLRSKKD encoded by the coding sequence ATGAAATCCTTACTTAGACTATTTAGTTTAGTTTTTTTGGTAACTTTGTTTTCCTGCGTTTCCTCTATCGAAAAACCAGACAGCTATAGTAAAATTTCGCATTGGCATAGATACCAACATTTCCTCCCAGACTACCTAAGGTTTAAAAAGAACAATCTACCCAAAGAAGAATTTGTCACCATTATGGATTACCAAGTTCATGTGGATCGATACATAAAAAAAGATGCCGACTGCAAAATCATTCTCATCCATGGAGGTGGAGGAAACGGACGGATCCTTGGAACGATTGCTGTTGGATTAGAGTCTCTTGGTTGTGAATGGGTGGCTCCCGACTTACCAGGTTTTGGTCTTACAAAAATTCCTGATGATAAAAGATATGTTCCTTATGAGGATTGGGTTTTGGTATTAAATGAATTCATTCAAAAGGAAAAACAGAGAAATCAAAAGTTGATTTTGTTTGGGCTCAGTATCGGTGGAATGCTTGCTTATCAAACAGCTGCTTACAATGGTGAGGTGGATGGACTGATCGCAACAACGCTTGTCGATCCAAGAAATTCAAAAGTGCGAGATGCAATCGCCTCTAACCGGTTTTTCAGTCGAGTGGGAATGCCAATCAATTCTGTTTTTTCTTTTGTCACCAATGGAATGTATTTTCCCATCAAATGGTTTAGCAAAATGCAATACATTACGAACGATCCAAGTTTTTCAAAAGTCTTTGCTGAAGATCCTTATGCGGGTGGTTCGAAAGTTAGTTTGGGGTTTTTAAATACATTTTTGAACTATAGCCCTAAGTTAGAGCCAGAAAAATTTGAAGTATGTCCCGTACTACTAGCGCATCCAAACATTGACCCGTGGACCCCAAAAGAATTGAGCAAATCTTTTTTTGATCGAATCCCATCTAAAAAAGAATATGTAGAACTCACAGGAGCAGGACATTTCCCTTACGAAGAACCAGGGGTCTCTGAATTAAAGGAATCCATCACAAATTTTGTTGGTCAGTTAAGATCGAAAAAAGATTAA
- a CDS encoding SRPBCC family protein: MKYTVSIDINKPLDFVIQTFDDPESLKRWMTGLVSFEPISGTPGQPGAKSKLTFNHNGRKMEMEETITVRNLPKEFSGTYEISGIWNLVQNQFEAVSPNLTRYTSVQEFRLKAPMKWFSFLLQPMFRKQSLQHLQSFKQFTESL, translated from the coding sequence ATGAAATACACGGTTTCCATCGATATCAATAAACCACTAGACTTTGTGATCCAAACATTTGATGACCCAGAGAGTTTGAAACGATGGATGACAGGATTAGTATCATTTGAACCTATCTCTGGAACCCCCGGCCAACCGGGTGCCAAATCCAAACTGACTTTCAACCACAATGGCCGAAAAATGGAAATGGAAGAAACCATTACCGTTCGAAATTTACCGAAAGAATTTTCTGGTACTTACGAAATCAGTGGGATTTGGAATTTAGTACAAAACCAATTTGAAGCGGTCTCTCCCAATCTAACCCGTTATACTTCTGTCCAAGAGTTTCGCCTGAAAGCTCCGATGAAATGGTTTTCTTTCTTATTACAACCCATGTTTCGAAAACAATCCCTCCAACATTTACAAAGTTTCAAACAGTTTACTGAATCTCTTTGA
- a CDS encoding LA_2444/LA_4059 family outer membrane protein, with amino-acid sequence MKQNLIYIFLVSVSSMVFAEGEGRETERPVPEGNSKKSEWSLLLKRQTYQYLPYEYSSLTDKNESIVPTRSSSALKENGKVLIPFLFSYENLEKGFKLELSYFEIEIVNANTLLYQQSAQGGNLSRFYLSPMARSEFELNLYKTFTPTKDLKLNLGGGVRNINRYLYGNYLGQGTFKEYFFTYGPQVSVQSIYQLPYDFAIRLTMDVFYTQGTRFFKQPNLMEDRFQYSLSTAGTGGIFRGYELDGSLSYSFHPNMKFFVGYNLIVSKFSYLNYNEIQLSRSTENLGSQNPSLTGNWEWNLPKKSENFDTLRGIYLGVMVSF; translated from the coding sequence ATGAAACAGAACCTAATCTACATATTCCTTGTTTCTGTCTCTTCCATGGTTTTTGCTGAGGGTGAAGGTCGGGAAACAGAAAGGCCCGTACCAGAAGGAAACAGTAAAAAATCGGAATGGAGTTTGCTCTTAAAAAGACAAACCTACCAATACCTACCGTATGAATACAGTTCTCTCACTGATAAAAACGAATCCATTGTCCCCACACGTTCCAGTTCGGCTCTGAAGGAAAATGGAAAGGTTCTCATTCCTTTTCTATTCAGTTATGAAAACTTAGAAAAGGGATTCAAACTGGAACTCTCTTATTTCGAAATTGAAATCGTAAATGCAAACACCTTACTTTACCAACAATCAGCCCAAGGAGGGAACCTCTCTCGGTTTTATCTTTCGCCGATGGCAAGGTCTGAGTTTGAACTGAACCTTTACAAAACCTTTACGCCTACTAAAGATTTGAAACTGAATCTGGGAGGTGGGGTTCGAAATATCAACCGATATCTTTATGGAAATTATTTAGGCCAAGGAACCTTTAAAGAATACTTTTTCACCTACGGTCCACAAGTCTCAGTTCAAAGTATCTACCAACTTCCCTATGATTTTGCAATTCGCCTAACAATGGATGTATTCTACACACAAGGCACTCGATTTTTCAAACAACCAAACCTAATGGAAGACCGGTTCCAATATTCTTTATCCACCGCCGGAACAGGAGGAATCTTTCGAGGTTATGAATTGGATGGTTCTCTCTCCTATTCCTTTCATCCTAATATGAAATTCTTTGTGGGTTACAATCTGATTGTTTCTAAATTCTCTTATTTAAACTACAACGAAATCCAACTCAGTCGCAGTACAGAAAACTTAGGATCACAAAATCCTTCCCTCACTGGCAATTGGGAATGGAACCTCCCAAAAAAATCAGAAAACTTTGATACCCTTCGAGGAATTTATTTGGGTGTGATGGTGAGTTTTTAG
- a CDS encoding fumarate hydratase, giving the protein MPEFFYADPFPLNGDTTEYKLLTKDYVSTVPFGDKEILKVEPEGLTFLAEKAMEDVSFYLRTAHLTKVRKILDDPEATPNDRFVAMALLKNAVIAADKQLPSCQDTGTGIVMAKKGEYVITGGDDAEALSRGIYNTYVNRNLRYSQVVPLTMYDEVNSGSNLPAQIDIYSTPGDKYSFLFLAKGGGSANKTYLFQETKALLNPASLEKFITEKVSNLGTAACPPYHIAVVIGGTSAEANLKTVKLASAGYLDHLPTKGDKFGSAFRDVELEEKMLLAAQKSGIGAQFGGKYLAHDFKVIRLPRHGASCPVGLGVSCSADRNIKAKITKDGIYLEKLEYDPSKFLPTIDEVDSNTESVHINLNQPMPEILKVLTKYPVKTRVMLSGRLVVARDIAHAKLKEKLDKGEPLPDYFKNHPVYYAGPAKTPEGMPSGSFGPTTAGRMDSYVPLFQEKGYSMISLAKGNRSKVVTDSCKKNGGFYLGSIGGPAALLAKENIKKVEVLDFPELGMEAVWSIDVENFPAFIVVDDKGNDFFQMLN; this is encoded by the coding sequence ATGCCAGAGTTTTTTTACGCCGATCCTTTTCCTTTAAACGGGGACACCACCGAATACAAATTACTCACAAAAGATTATGTGAGTACAGTTCCCTTTGGTGATAAAGAAATTCTAAAGGTGGAACCGGAAGGACTTACCTTCCTGGCTGAAAAGGCAATGGAAGATGTATCCTTTTATTTAAGAACTGCACATCTTACAAAAGTTCGTAAAATTTTAGATGATCCTGAAGCAACACCAAATGATCGTTTTGTGGCAATGGCCTTACTCAAAAATGCGGTAATTGCTGCAGACAAACAACTTCCCTCCTGCCAAGATACAGGAACAGGGATTGTGATGGCAAAAAAAGGCGAGTATGTGATCACCGGTGGCGATGATGCAGAGGCACTTTCCCGTGGAATTTATAATACCTATGTCAATCGAAACTTACGTTATTCACAAGTGGTTCCTCTCACAATGTATGACGAGGTCAACTCTGGTTCCAATTTACCTGCTCAGATTGATATTTACTCCACTCCTGGTGACAAATACAGTTTTTTATTTTTGGCAAAAGGAGGCGGGTCGGCTAACAAAACCTATCTTTTCCAAGAAACAAAAGCACTTCTCAATCCGGCTTCTCTCGAAAAATTCATAACTGAAAAAGTATCCAACTTAGGAACAGCGGCTTGTCCTCCTTACCATATCGCTGTTGTGATTGGAGGGACTTCTGCAGAAGCCAATCTTAAGACCGTAAAACTAGCGTCAGCTGGTTATTTGGATCATTTGCCAACGAAAGGTGACAAGTTTGGTTCTGCTTTCCGGGATGTGGAACTCGAAGAAAAGATGTTACTTGCGGCTCAAAAATCGGGAATCGGAGCTCAGTTTGGTGGCAAGTATTTGGCTCATGATTTTAAAGTCATCCGCCTCCCACGTCATGGTGCTTCTTGCCCAGTGGGACTTGGTGTGAGCTGTAGTGCCGATCGTAACATCAAAGCAAAAATTACAAAAGACGGAATCTATCTAGAAAAACTAGAATATGATCCTTCTAAGTTTTTGCCAACCATTGATGAAGTGGATTCAAATACTGAGTCTGTACATATCAATCTCAACCAACCAATGCCTGAGATTTTAAAAGTCCTCACCAAGTATCCTGTAAAAACACGTGTTATGTTGTCGGGCCGTCTCGTTGTGGCTCGTGACATTGCTCATGCTAAGTTAAAAGAAAAATTAGATAAGGGCGAACCTCTTCCTGACTATTTTAAAAACCATCCAGTGTATTATGCAGGCCCTGCCAAAACTCCTGAAGGAATGCCTTCGGGTTCTTTTGGTCCAACGACTGCAGGTCGTATGGATAGTTACGTCCCTCTTTTCCAAGAAAAAGGTTATTCCATGATTTCTCTTGCCAAAGGGAACCGTTCTAAAGTGGTTACCGATAGTTGCAAAAAGAACGGTGGGTTTTATCTTGGATCCATCGGAGGACCTGCCGCCCTTCTTGCGAAAGAAAATATCAAAAAGGTAGAAGTCCTCGACTTTCCAGAGTTAGGTATGGAAGCCGTTTGGTCGATAGACGTGGAAAACTTTCCTGCCTTTATCGTGGTGGATGATAAAGGAAATGATTTTTTCCAAATGTTGAATTAA
- a CDS encoding SRPBCC domain-containing protein, producing the protein MKFKASPMTIYQCIADSKKVTSLTGEAATISKHIGGTFSTMSGKVSGIIVDLAPSKRIVQAWRRSDFPEGIFSMASFTFKETSEGGTEVVLTHRGVPKELIPDIEEGWRQNYWDKIRNAIKTLV; encoded by the coding sequence GTGAAATTTAAAGCCTCACCTATGACAATTTACCAATGCATTGCTGATTCGAAGAAGGTCACTTCACTCACTGGGGAAGCGGCCACAATCAGCAAACATATCGGTGGTACGTTTTCCACTATGTCTGGAAAAGTTTCCGGAATCATCGTCGATCTTGCTCCTTCAAAACGAATTGTCCAAGCTTGGAGAAGATCCGATTTTCCCGAAGGAATTTTTTCGATGGCATCCTTCACCTTCAAAGAAACTTCTGAAGGTGGAACTGAGGTTGTACTCACGCATCGTGGTGTTCCGAAGGAACTTATCCCTGATATAGAAGAAGGTTGGCGCCAAAACTATTGGGATAAGATTCGGAATGCGATCAAAACTTTAGTTTAA